In Geothermobacter ehrlichii, the genomic window CACCCAGAGAAAAACCGCGCAGATCAGCACCAGAACGATGACCACGATGGTCGACCCGTAGGTTTCCTTGCGAGTCGGCCAAGTCACCTTTTTCAGTTCGGTCTTGACATTACTGAGAAACTCTGTGGTTTTCCCGATCACTCGACTGTCTCCCGCTCTCTGGAGAGAAAACAAAACAAC contains:
- the secE gene encoding preprotein translocase subunit SecE yields the protein MIGKTTEFLSNVKTELKKVTWPTRKETYGSTIVVIVLVLICAVFLWVVDSALSTAIRMLLK